A part of Brassica rapa cultivar Chiifu-401-42 chromosome A05, CAAS_Brap_v3.01, whole genome shotgun sequence genomic DNA contains:
- the LOC117134426 gene encoding uncharacterized protein LOC117134426 has product MDDNKNIIKTLARWCLVLQAIMISSNTVALKEPDYVNMNITIRNAMTGLLRPEIVYRCQSKRKDYGWHRSTKPGTQFSFPIILIKGESKIPAIHICRFRSALGTATLVIENTYLDAEMCPKSSCAHEATPKGILFRGLEWDFKTVFPKLKPVEYLELPWTPWPNRT; this is encoded by the coding sequence atggatgatAACAAAAACATCATCAAAACCCTAGCTCGGTGGTGTCTTGTTCTACAAGCCATCATGATATCTTCCAACACCGTGGCTCTCAAGGAACCAGACTACGTAAACATGAACATAACAATCCGCAATGCAATGACCGGGCTGCTCCGCCCGGAAATCGTCTATCGATGCCAGTCCAAACGCAAAGATTATGGTTGGCATCGATCTACAAAACCAGGAACTCAGTTTTCATTTCCAATCATTCTCATTAAAGGTGAAAGCAAGATACCGGCTATTCACATCTGCCGTTTCCGGTCCGCTTTAGGAACCGCCACACTCGTGATAGAAAACACTTATCTCGACGCCGAGATGTGTCCTAAATCTTCATGTGCTCACGAAGCGACACCGAAAGGGATCTTGTTTAGAGGCCTTGAATGGGATTTCAAAACCGTGTTTCCAAAGCTCAAACCAGTTGAGTATCTTGAATTGCCGTGGACACCTTGGCCAAACAGAACATGA